From Vicinamibacterales bacterium, one genomic window encodes:
- a CDS encoding Gfo/Idh/MocA family oxidoreductase, translating into MKTTRASRRDFLKMAAITGATVGHGGAVVGAWSDAPSVRRSRNQMSPNDRIQIALIGAGGQGQGDTQAALRTPGVELVAAADVYDGRLIHVKERFGSHVETTRDYRELLAREDVDAVIIGTPDHWHRQIAIEAMEAGKDVYVEKPMVQRVEEGASLVEAQNRTGQILQVGSQRVSSILYEHAKQIYESGQLGELNMIEAWWDRNSAIGAWQYTIPPDASPDSVDWLQFLGSAPQRPFDAKRMFRWRNYQDYGTGVAGDLFVHLFSGLHFIVSAIGPRRIYATGGLRYWKDGRDVPDVMLGLYDYPATDSHPEFTLALRVNFADGAAGGEGFRFVGSEAVMSVGGTVGVTRRARQASPGYSINTFPDAMQDEFLRDYRRQYPNAARELTPRADEVFRAPGGYSDTVDHFHNFFASVRSRQPVIEDAVFGFRAAGPAVLSNVSYFDKKTVHWDPENMRVTG; encoded by the coding sequence ATGAAGACAACACGCGCGTCGAGACGCGATTTTTTGAAAATGGCGGCGATTACTGGGGCGACGGTGGGCCACGGTGGGGCAGTCGTCGGAGCTTGGTCAGACGCCCCTAGCGTCCGACGGTCGAGAAATCAGATGTCCCCGAACGACCGTATTCAAATTGCGTTGATTGGCGCAGGCGGGCAGGGACAGGGCGACACTCAGGCAGCGCTGAGGACCCCCGGTGTCGAGTTGGTGGCAGCCGCTGATGTCTATGACGGGCGGCTTATCCATGTAAAGGAACGGTTCGGATCGCACGTTGAAACTACTCGAGACTATAGGGAACTCTTGGCCAGGGAGGATGTCGATGCCGTCATTATCGGCACTCCCGACCACTGGCATCGTCAAATTGCCATTGAAGCGATGGAAGCTGGAAAGGATGTTTATGTTGAGAAGCCAATGGTCCAAAGGGTGGAAGAAGGTGCATCTCTAGTCGAGGCTCAGAACCGCACGGGCCAAATACTCCAAGTGGGAAGCCAGCGTGTCAGCTCCATTCTCTACGAGCACGCTAAGCAAATCTATGAAAGTGGCCAGCTTGGCGAGTTGAATATGATCGAAGCTTGGTGGGACCGCAATTCTGCCATTGGCGCTTGGCAGTACACCATTCCCCCTGACGCTTCGCCTGACTCCGTCGACTGGCTGCAATTCCTTGGGTCGGCCCCACAGAGACCGTTCGACGCTAAACGAATGTTTCGGTGGCGAAACTATCAGGACTACGGCACCGGGGTGGCGGGGGACCTTTTTGTGCATCTATTTTCTGGCCTGCACTTTATTGTCAGCGCGATTGGTCCTCGGCGAATTTACGCGACTGGCGGTTTACGGTACTGGAAGGACGGTCGAGATGTGCCCGATGTGATGCTCGGCTTGTATGATTATCCAGCGACGGATTCGCATCCGGAGTTTACTTTAGCGCTGCGGGTCAATTTTGCTGATGGTGCAGCGGGGGGCGAAGGGTTTAGATTTGTTGGGTCGGAGGCGGTGATGAGTGTAGGAGGCACGGTCGGAGTGACCCGTCGGGCGCGACAAGCATCCCCAGGGTACTCGATTAACACCTTCCCTGACGCGATGCAGGACGAGTTTCTAAGAGACTACAGACGGCAGTATCCGAATGCCGCGCGCGAGTTGACGCCCCGGGCAGATGAAGTATTTCGTGCGCCCGGTGGCTACAGTGACACCGTCGACCACTTTCACAACTTCTTTGCGTCGGTGCGAAGTCGGCAGCCGGTAATTGAGGATGCTGTGTTTGGCTTTAGGGCGGCGGGTCCAGCGGTTCTCTCGAATGTTAGTTATTTTGATAAGAAGACGGTGCATTGGGATCCGGAGAACATGCGAGTGACTGGTTGA
- a CDS encoding gluconate 2-dehydrogenase subunit 3 family protein: MAPYGIDRREALKTLTAAGVSAATLPLWVTTLNEVAQAHSHEGYTQSAASGSVFTQAQHNSVAVLSELIIPETDTAGAGRALVVNYIDTILMDAPALARNRFLGGLKWVDERCEDLFGATFAAASPKQQVALLTVLSSPENDTPADRIGVEFFQAMKSLTVTGYYTSRVGMLQELDDNGAVMFTDKPGCDHPEHKT, from the coding sequence ATGGCACCATACGGAATTGATCGCCGCGAAGCCCTCAAAACCTTAACTGCTGCTGGGGTCAGCGCGGCCACCCTGCCACTCTGGGTCACCACCCTAAATGAAGTGGCTCAGGCGCACTCTCACGAGGGCTACACACAATCCGCAGCTAGTGGGTCGGTCTTCACGCAGGCGCAGCACAATTCCGTGGCCGTTCTTAGTGAGCTAATAATTCCCGAGACTGACACCGCAGGAGCTGGCCGAGCGCTCGTGGTCAACTACATTGACACGATTCTAATGGATGCACCGGCCCTCGCACGTAACCGGTTCCTCGGTGGGTTGAAGTGGGTCGACGAACGGTGTGAAGACCTATTCGGTGCAACTTTCGCGGCCGCCTCACCTAAACAGCAGGTCGCACTTCTCACGGTCCTCAGCTCACCCGAGAACGACACCCCTGCTGATCGCATTGGGGTCGAATTCTTTCAAGCGATGAAATCCCTTACCGTCACCGGCTATTACACGTCGAGAGTCGGCATGCTTCAAGAACTCGACGACAACGGCGCTGTAATGTTCACTGATAAGCCCGGCTGTGACCATCCCGAGCACAAAACCTAA
- a CDS encoding GMC family oxidoreductase: protein MSAQDQKFDVVIVGSGATGGWAAKQLTEAGLSVAVLEAGRKLDPEVDYTEHKRPFEMPFRGRRLGTEERQARQPVQSLCYQCDEYTNHLFIDDTEHPYTTPADRPFTWIRGRHVGGKSIMWARQTYRLSDYDMKAASRDGFGIDWPIDYATLAPYYDIAERFIGISGQAEGLPHLPDGQFLPPMALTCGEEILKKAIHDSFGRTLTIGRCAILTDDLNGRPKCHYCGPCSRGCRTGSYYSSVSSSLPAAEATGRLTLIPNAVASHVEVDDAGKCRSVYYIDRVTRTHREVYGKAVVLCASTLESTRIMLNSTSPRYPTGIANSSGVLGHYLMDHVMGGGASGILPVLKGVPDTRGNRPNGVYIPRFRNLEERHPDFLRGYGYQGSANIVKWGHAINIPGFGADFKQQIRDTRPWSISIGGFGEHLPRYENFCELDKIHVDAWGIPVLHISAAYGDNEKAMINDMADAAEEMLRAAGAEDIEVEREVSAPGLAIHEVGTARMGADPTTSVLNSYEQAHDVSNLFVMDGSGYPSSSCQNPTITFMALATRACEYLVEEFRASRI, encoded by the coding sequence ATGAGCGCACAAGACCAGAAGTTCGACGTCGTTATCGTTGGCTCAGGCGCCACTGGGGGCTGGGCCGCCAAGCAGCTCACCGAGGCGGGACTCTCCGTTGCGGTGCTCGAAGCAGGCCGCAAGCTGGACCCAGAAGTGGATTACACCGAGCATAAGCGGCCATTCGAGATGCCTTTTCGGGGTCGCCGGCTTGGCACTGAGGAACGACAGGCCCGGCAGCCTGTGCAGTCCCTTTGTTATCAGTGTGACGAGTATACAAACCACTTATTTATCGACGATACCGAGCATCCCTACACCACGCCAGCTGATCGCCCATTCACCTGGATTCGCGGGCGACACGTGGGCGGTAAGTCAATTATGTGGGCACGGCAAACGTATCGTCTCAGCGACTATGATATGAAGGCTGCTTCGCGGGATGGTTTCGGTATCGACTGGCCAATCGACTACGCTACTCTCGCACCTTATTACGACATTGCTGAACGCTTTATCGGAATATCTGGTCAGGCTGAAGGGCTCCCTCATTTGCCAGACGGCCAATTCTTGCCGCCGATGGCTTTGACCTGCGGCGAAGAAATTTTAAAGAAGGCTATCCATGATTCTTTTGGACGAACACTAACAATTGGTCGGTGTGCGATTCTAACCGATGACCTAAATGGGCGGCCAAAGTGTCATTACTGTGGTCCATGCTCTCGTGGATGCCGTACCGGTTCGTATTACAGCAGTGTCTCCTCAAGTCTGCCGGCGGCTGAAGCCACCGGTCGCCTAACACTGATTCCGAACGCAGTTGCGAGCCACGTTGAGGTTGACGATGCTGGGAAATGCCGCAGTGTCTACTATATCGACCGAGTGACGAGAACTCATCGAGAGGTTTACGGCAAGGCCGTGGTGTTATGTGCCTCGACTCTTGAATCGACTCGGATTATGTTGAACTCAACCTCTCCCCGATATCCAACTGGGATTGCGAATTCCAGTGGAGTCCTCGGGCACTATTTAATGGACCATGTCATGGGCGGTGGCGCCTCAGGAATTCTTCCGGTACTCAAAGGCGTCCCTGACACCCGCGGAAACCGGCCTAATGGAGTCTACATCCCTCGGTTTCGAAATCTGGAGGAGCGACACCCTGACTTTCTACGCGGCTACGGCTACCAAGGCAGCGCAAACATCGTGAAATGGGGTCACGCCATAAACATTCCTGGATTCGGCGCTGATTTTAAGCAACAGATTCGTGATACCCGACCATGGAGCATCTCAATTGGTGGATTCGGCGAACATCTACCCCGTTACGAGAACTTCTGCGAACTCGATAAAATCCATGTCGACGCCTGGGGTATCCCCGTGCTCCACATTAGCGCTGCATACGGTGACAACGAAAAGGCCATGATCAATGACATGGCTGACGCCGCCGAGGAAATGCTCCGCGCTGCCGGCGCTGAAGATATCGAGGTGGAGCGAGAGGTTTCAGCTCCTGGTCTCGCCATTCATGAGGTAGGCACTGCCCGTATGGGCGCCGATCCGACGACGTCTGTTTTAAATAGTTACGAACAGGCCCATGACGTCAGCAATCTCTTCGTGATGGATGGGTCCGGCTATCCATCCTCTTCCTGTCAAAACCCAACAATTACCTTTATGGCCCTGGCCACTCGTGCCTGCGAATACCTAGTTGAAGAATTTAGAGCAAGTAGGATTTAG
- a CDS encoding sugar phosphate isomerase/epimerase produces the protein MKLGVFTVLFGQLPFDEVLKKVKAAGLEAVEIGTGCYPGDSHVDLDGLLADAEKARVYRTMIEDHGLTISALSCHGNPLHPKSSIAINDDEVFRKTIRLAERLGVSVVVNFSGCPGDSDTASYPNWVTCPWPPDFQEVLSWQWEKKAIPYWKEAATFAGDHGVKIALEPHPGFLVYNAETALKLRAETGDAIGVNFDPSHFFWQGVDVPSAIRALGSAIYHFHAKDSALDPQNVALNGVIDGKPYTEMASRAWLFRTVGWGHDLLVWKQIVSALRLAGYDHVISIEHEDALASLDEGFMGAVDILNRAILREPPVDAWWT, from the coding sequence ATGAAACTTGGTGTATTCACAGTGCTGTTTGGTCAGTTGCCGTTCGATGAAGTTCTAAAAAAGGTAAAGGCCGCGGGTCTGGAGGCAGTTGAAATTGGCACCGGTTGCTATCCCGGTGACAGTCATGTTGACCTTGATGGGCTATTGGCTGACGCGGAAAAGGCTAGGGTCTATCGGACGATGATCGAGGATCACGGTTTGACGATTAGCGCTCTATCGTGCCACGGCAATCCGTTGCATCCGAAATCGTCGATTGCGATAAATGATGACGAGGTATTTCGTAAGACGATTCGCTTAGCAGAACGATTGGGAGTCTCCGTGGTGGTAAACTTTTCCGGTTGCCCAGGAGATTCTGACACCGCTAGCTATCCGAATTGGGTGACTTGCCCGTGGCCTCCGGATTTCCAAGAAGTGCTGTCGTGGCAGTGGGAAAAAAAGGCGATCCCTTATTGGAAAGAAGCGGCGACCTTTGCCGGTGACCACGGTGTGAAAATCGCCCTTGAACCTCATCCCGGATTCCTTGTTTACAATGCGGAGACGGCGCTTAAACTACGAGCAGAGACAGGAGACGCCATCGGCGTTAATTTCGATCCGAGTCATTTCTTCTGGCAAGGCGTGGACGTTCCGTCGGCCATTCGAGCCCTCGGCTCAGCAATCTACCATTTTCACGCGAAAGACTCAGCGCTGGATCCTCAAAACGTTGCTTTGAATGGAGTCATTGATGGAAAGCCCTATACTGAAATGGCCAGTCGAGCCTGGCTCTTTCGCACAGTTGGTTGGGGACACGATCTTCTGGTGTGGAAACAGATCGTAAGTGCCTTACGCCTAGCCGGCTACGACCACGTCATTAGCATCGAGCACGAAGATGCACTTGCCTCGCTTGACGAGGGTTTCATGGGTGCTGTGGATATTTTGAACAGGGCGATTCTCAGGGAACCGCCGGTTGATGCCTGGTGGACCTAA